One window of the Posidoniimonas polymericola genome contains the following:
- a CDS encoding non-ribosomal peptide synthetase encodes MQESILFTWMLDPRAGFDLEQIVISGLPEMDAELLGKAFTHVVRTHAGLSATFDADGSVSYHRDATVTVETASGDLPEFLREDRTRGFKLTNSPLMRATLLTDRTSTAFVWTVHHILVDGRSFAPVLNEAFDAYDTLLAGQYLPPPPFKNAHANYLQWLCETRGRSVEYFCEYLRGKTCPTPLPCSEPATRPLPVGGSTSSSVRLSPEATARFNALAERLDLAASSLVQAALAILLQRLAGDRDVVFGQVLSNRAPANAIDEVGLYINTLPLRLTVDEEDLFSDVAYRARLATMKQRQHGAVRLADIKTACGLQHSLFETLLMYETQDLSHSLRCLNSRWDATEISLHEQPTVPLSFVVVNDPRGGQLEIRTIALNSRFEPEVAEQMATYLATALESIVDAEKVKEVRVLPDHVRDRIVYDFNETSHDFTEDALIQQLFEQQAAARPESIAVECDGRSLSYRQLEKKANQVANSLRSRGVRPRQFVGLCMRRDLNLVVAMLGILKSGAAYVPIEPTYPQERIDFILEDAQAATVLTEEALEVKFQDRDFVTIEAACDDSVSHQRPAAGVSADDACYCIFTSGSTGKPKGVLLSHKAVVNTLEWVNRTMQVGPSDRLLFVTSPCFDLSVYDVFGVLGAGATVVVASEQTLDSPHAIVESLVNSQITIWDSAPAALQRLVPLFPADSRDLRLVMLSGDYIPLTLPDDVREAFPNAQVMSLGGATEAAIWSNYFPVGEVDPRWTSIPYGFPIQNTRYYVLGQDLSPCPYHAPGDLYIAGECLANGYLNRPELTEQRFIDDPFVPGEKMYMTGDLARFNEDGCMEFLGRSDFQVKIRGYRIELGEVESAISSAPGVEQAVCIAHTDAGGQKALAAYVVGPGCDADEIKRRLADFLPDYMTPSHVVMLDAMPVTSNGKIDRMALLSTTDERSEDRVAPATQLENDLVQIWERLLRREVGVTDNFFDLGGQSLLAVSLVVAIEKELGHCVPLGAVMQAPTVRGIAGLITGEASDNPHRHLVAIETGSGIPIVLVPGIGGYGFTFERVAHLLGDHPVYVFNSVGTHKDDELVDSVEEVVEAYLPQLLAEIPDGPVVLGGYSFGVLVAQELGIRLERMGRRVPVLISFDGQAPGHPKTKPAYKRAIEHAKQLRPLPWNKRYNYVRDKIQAHFDDDDSYGLFDLPGVADEKLNQRLRETAIVLWRARERYRPTHKLNSPVLLVKAAIPFDWIGTDFETYYGWRQFVSQEVSVHHVPGQHLEMFQPDNSSLIAETVLEAINRAAGNQIND; translated from the coding sequence ATGCAGGAAAGCATACTCTTCACCTGGATGCTGGACCCACGTGCTGGATTCGACCTCGAGCAGATTGTCATCTCTGGTCTGCCGGAAATGGACGCCGAACTGCTAGGCAAGGCGTTCACCCATGTCGTGCGAACGCACGCGGGCCTGTCGGCGACGTTTGACGCCGATGGCTCGGTTTCGTACCACCGAGACGCGACGGTGACAGTAGAAACCGCGTCGGGAGACCTGCCAGAATTCCTACGGGAGGATCGGACGCGTGGGTTTAAACTCACCAATTCTCCTCTCATGCGCGCAACGCTACTGACTGATCGCACCAGTACTGCGTTTGTATGGACAGTACACCACATTCTGGTCGACGGCCGCAGCTTTGCCCCTGTGCTAAACGAGGCTTTCGACGCCTACGATACGTTGCTTGCCGGCCAATACCTTCCACCCCCTCCATTTAAAAACGCGCACGCAAACTATTTGCAGTGGCTTTGCGAGACGCGTGGTCGCAGTGTCGAGTATTTCTGTGAGTATTTAAGAGGCAAGACCTGCCCTACTCCTCTGCCCTGCAGCGAACCGGCCACCCGCCCGCTACCGGTTGGTGGGTCGACGAGCTCAAGCGTGCGACTGAGCCCTGAGGCGACCGCCAGATTCAATGCCCTGGCCGAGCGTCTCGACCTCGCCGCGTCGTCGCTCGTGCAGGCCGCACTCGCCATCCTCCTCCAGCGGCTAGCCGGCGACCGCGACGTCGTGTTCGGCCAAGTGCTTTCCAACCGTGCGCCAGCGAACGCAATCGACGAAGTGGGCCTGTACATCAACACGCTGCCGTTGCGTCTGACGGTGGACGAAGAGGATCTATTCAGCGACGTGGCCTACCGCGCACGCCTGGCCACGATGAAGCAGCGCCAGCACGGCGCCGTCCGATTGGCCGATATCAAGACCGCCTGCGGGCTGCAGCACAGCCTCTTCGAGACGCTGCTCATGTACGAGACGCAGGACCTGAGCCACAGCCTGCGCTGCCTCAACTCCCGCTGGGACGCCACCGAGATCTCGCTCCACGAGCAGCCCACGGTCCCGCTTTCGTTCGTGGTCGTGAACGACCCGCGGGGAGGGCAGTTGGAGATCCGGACCATAGCTCTCAACTCACGTTTTGAACCGGAGGTCGCCGAACAGATGGCTACCTACCTAGCGACTGCGTTGGAGTCGATCGTTGATGCCGAGAAAGTCAAGGAGGTCCGGGTCTTGCCCGACCACGTGCGAGACAGGATCGTTTACGATTTCAACGAAACCAGTCACGACTTCACCGAAGATGCTTTAATACAGCAGCTGTTCGAGCAGCAGGCGGCGGCGCGACCGGAGTCTATCGCCGTGGAGTGTGACGGCCGGTCGCTCAGCTATCGGCAGCTAGAGAAAAAGGCGAATCAGGTTGCCAACTCCCTCCGTTCGCGCGGCGTGCGACCGAGGCAATTCGTGGGACTCTGCATGAGGCGCGACCTCAACCTAGTGGTCGCGATGCTGGGCATCCTGAAGTCCGGAGCCGCCTACGTTCCGATTGAACCTACCTACCCCCAGGAACGCATCGACTTCATCTTGGAGGACGCCCAAGCAGCAACAGTCCTCACGGAAGAGGCCCTTGAAGTCAAGTTTCAAGACCGCGACTTCGTGACCATTGAGGCGGCGTGCGACGACAGCGTCAGCCACCAGAGGCCTGCCGCCGGCGTCAGTGCCGATGACGCCTGCTACTGCATCTTTACCTCAGGGAGCACAGGCAAGCCCAAGGGAGTGCTGCTCTCCCACAAAGCGGTCGTCAACACGCTGGAGTGGGTCAACCGAACGATGCAGGTGGGGCCGTCTGACAGACTGCTGTTTGTGACCTCCCCTTGTTTTGACCTATCCGTGTACGACGTGTTCGGCGTCTTGGGGGCCGGCGCGACGGTGGTCGTCGCATCGGAGCAGACGCTCGACTCCCCGCACGCAATCGTCGAGTCGCTCGTCAACTCTCAGATTACGATCTGGGACTCGGCGCCCGCCGCTCTGCAACGGCTAGTCCCCCTCTTCCCCGCTGACTCTCGGGACCTGCGGCTCGTAATGTTGAGCGGGGACTACATCCCCCTGACTCTTCCCGACGACGTTCGCGAAGCCTTCCCCAATGCTCAGGTGATGAGCCTGGGGGGCGCCACCGAGGCGGCCATCTGGTCGAACTACTTTCCGGTTGGCGAAGTCGATCCCCGCTGGACTAGCATCCCCTACGGATTCCCGATTCAAAACACCCGATACTACGTGCTGGGCCAGGATCTTTCCCCCTGCCCATACCACGCTCCTGGGGACCTCTACATCGCGGGCGAGTGCCTCGCCAACGGCTACCTGAATCGGCCAGAGCTAACCGAACAGCGGTTCATCGATGATCCGTTCGTGCCCGGTGAGAAGATGTACATGACCGGCGACCTGGCTCGTTTCAACGAGGACGGGTGCATGGAGTTCTTGGGCCGCTCTGATTTTCAGGTCAAGATCCGGGGGTACCGAATCGAGTTGGGGGAGGTGGAGTCGGCGATCTCTTCGGCGCCGGGAGTCGAACAAGCAGTCTGCATCGCCCACACCGACGCGGGCGGTCAGAAAGCGTTGGCGGCCTACGTGGTAGGTCCGGGTTGCGATGCCGACGAAATCAAGAGACGCCTGGCCGATTTTCTTCCCGACTACATGACGCCGTCGCACGTGGTGATGCTCGACGCGATGCCGGTGACGAGCAACGGCAAGATCGATCGCATGGCTCTCCTCAGCACAACCGACGAGCGTAGCGAAGACCGTGTGGCCCCGGCCACGCAGCTCGAAAATGACCTGGTGCAGATCTGGGAGAGACTTCTCCGGCGGGAAGTCGGGGTAACCGACAACTTCTTCGATCTCGGAGGCCAGTCCCTGCTCGCGGTGTCTCTGGTGGTAGCGATCGAGAAGGAGCTGGGGCATTGCGTGCCGCTGGGCGCCGTCATGCAGGCGCCAACCGTACGCGGGATCGCTGGCCTCATCACTGGCGAGGCTAGTGACAACCCACACCGACACCTGGTCGCGATCGAAACCGGCTCGGGCATCCCGATCGTCTTGGTGCCAGGGATTGGCGGCTACGGATTTACATTCGAGCGGGTCGCCCACTTGCTCGGCGACCATCCTGTCTATGTCTTTAACTCGGTCGGCACTCACAAGGACGATGAACTTGTCGACAGCGTTGAAGAGGTCGTCGAGGCTTACCTCCCTCAGCTCCTCGCAGAGATCCCGGACGGCCCCGTGGTGCTGGGCGGCTACAGTTTCGGCGTCCTGGTCGCGCAGGAGTTGGGCATCCGGCTTGAAAGAATGGGGCGCCGGGTCCCTGTCCTGATCTCTTTCGACGGCCAAGCGCCCGGGCACCCTAAGACGAAGCCGGCCTACAAGCGGGCGATTGAACACGCCAAGCAGTTGCGTCCCCTGCCGTGGAACAAGCGGTACAACTACGTCCGCGACAAGATCCAGGCCCACTTCGACGACGATGACAGCTACGGCTTGTTTGACCTCCCCGGAGTGGCGGATGAGAAGCTGAATCAGCGGTTGAGGGAGACTGCGATCGTGCTCTGGCGGGCTCGCGAGAGGTACCGTCCCACGCACAAGCTGAACTCCCCCGTGCTGCTGGTGAAGGCAGCGATTCCATTTGACTGGATAGGCACCGACTTCGAAACATACTACGGCTGGCGACAGTTCGTCAGTCAAGAGGTCTCGGTGCACCACGTCCCCGGGCAACACCTAGAGATGTTCCAGCCCGACAACAGCAGCCTCATTGCGGAAACAGTGCTCGAGGCGATCAATCGGGCGGCGGGCAACCAGATCAACGATTAA
- a CDS encoding lactate/malate dehydrogenase family protein produces the protein MKVSIIGGGGLVGSCAAFALQAGGIVREISLIDANADMAAGQALDLLHGGPSIADQVINSGGYEHIPTSDVICITAGLRRKPDESRLDLINRNVDLFLTILDAVKQAGPKSCAKVLVVSNPVDVLTYLAAQRLGLPTNQVIGLGTQLDTIRFRSLIAAELSAPPTQVKSLILGEHGDSMVPIWSSATIAGLPIDKYPGWNANLANQLFTRTKGSGAEVIRGKGGAGFAVGVAIQDVIEAIALDSRQVLPVSSVQDGCYNIRNVALSVPTVVGRDGVMARHEIELWPKEMQGLRNSGNVLRQTLDTVLARV, from the coding sequence ATGAAAGTTAGCATTATCGGCGGCGGCGGGCTGGTTGGCTCGTGCGCGGCCTTCGCCCTGCAGGCCGGCGGCATCGTCCGCGAGATCAGCCTAATCGACGCCAACGCCGATATGGCCGCCGGCCAGGCGCTCGATCTATTGCATGGCGGCCCGAGCATCGCCGACCAGGTCATCAACTCGGGAGGCTACGAGCACATCCCGACGAGCGATGTGATCTGCATCACGGCCGGCCTCCGCCGCAAGCCGGACGAAAGCCGCCTCGACCTAATCAACCGCAACGTCGACCTGTTCCTGACAATCCTCGACGCCGTCAAGCAGGCGGGCCCCAAGTCGTGCGCGAAGGTGCTGGTGGTCTCGAACCCGGTAGACGTGCTTACATACCTCGCCGCCCAGCGGCTGGGGCTGCCTACGAACCAGGTGATCGGGCTCGGCACCCAGCTCGACACCATCCGCTTCCGCAGCCTGATCGCGGCGGAGCTCAGCGCGCCCCCCACCCAGGTCAAGTCGCTGATCCTTGGCGAGCACGGCGACAGCATGGTGCCGATCTGGTCGAGCGCCACGATCGCCGGCCTGCCGATCGACAAGTACCCTGGCTGGAACGCCAACCTTGCAAATCAGCTCTTCACCCGCACCAAGGGGAGCGGCGCCGAGGTGATCCGCGGCAAGGGGGGCGCCGGCTTCGCCGTAGGGGTCGCGATCCAGGACGTCATCGAGGCAATCGCCCTCGACAGCCGCCAGGTGCTGCCGGTCTCGAGCGTGCAGGACGGCTGCTACAACATCCGCAACGTTGCCCTCTCGGTCCCCACGGTCGTCGGCCGCGACGGCGTGATGGCCCGGCACGAGATCGAACTCTGGCCGAAGGAGATGCAGGGCCTCCGCAACAGCGGCAACGTCCTGCGTCAAACTCTCGACACTGTACTCGCCCGCGTGTGA
- a CDS encoding class II aldolase/adducin family protein, translating to MINVHRMKQEICEIGDRIYKKGFAAANDGNITYRVSENEVLCTPTMHSKGFLKPEDICTVDMNGNQIAGSKKRSSEALLHLEIMKARPEIKSVVHCHPPHATAFAVAREPIPQCILPEVEVFLGDVPITRYETPGDKAFAETILPFVHNTNVIVLANHGTVSYGENVERAYWWTEILDAYCRILILAKQVGNVSFLSKDKSQELLDLKQKWGFDDPRLHKEFENCDICANDIFRDSWKDSGVERRGFPAPPPMPAVPTPAAAPAASSDMENMVQLITERVVEALSKK from the coding sequence ATGATTAACGTCCACCGGATGAAGCAAGAGATCTGCGAGATCGGCGACCGGATCTACAAGAAGGGCTTCGCCGCCGCGAACGACGGCAACATCACCTACCGCGTGAGCGAGAACGAGGTGCTCTGCACCCCGACCATGCATTCCAAGGGCTTCCTCAAGCCGGAAGACATCTGCACGGTCGACATGAACGGCAACCAGATCGCCGGGTCGAAGAAGCGTTCCAGCGAGGCGTTGCTGCACCTGGAGATCATGAAGGCCCGGCCCGAGATCAAGAGCGTGGTGCACTGCCACCCGCCCCACGCCACGGCCTTCGCGGTCGCGCGGGAGCCGATCCCGCAGTGCATCCTGCCGGAGGTCGAAGTCTTTCTGGGCGACGTGCCGATCACCAGGTACGAGACCCCCGGCGACAAGGCCTTCGCCGAAACCATCCTCCCGTTCGTCCACAACACGAACGTCATCGTGCTGGCCAACCACGGCACCGTGAGTTACGGCGAAAACGTCGAACGAGCCTACTGGTGGACCGAGATCCTCGACGCCTATTGCCGGATCCTGATCCTGGCGAAGCAGGTGGGCAACGTGTCGTTCCTGAGCAAAGACAAGTCGCAGGAGCTGCTAGACCTGAAGCAGAAGTGGGGCTTCGACGACCCGCGGCTGCACAAGGAGTTTGAAAACTGCGACATCTGCGCCAACGACATCTTCCGCGACAGTTGGAAGGACTCGGGCGTCGAGCGCCGGGGCTTCCCCGCCCCGCCCCCCATGCCGGCCGTTCCGACGCCCGCGGCGGCCCCGGCTGCCAGCAGCGACATGGAGAACATGGTCCAGCTGATCACCGAACGCGTGGTGGAAGCCCTGTCGAAGAAGTAA
- a CDS encoding EutN/CcmL family microcompartment protein, with protein MRIAKVIGSVVLSRSHPSLAGGSLRLAVPMTLDELTHDRDPAGEPLVVWDDHGAGEGSLIALSESGEAAQPFRPELKPVDAYNSAILDKLTLFDQ; from the coding sequence GTGAGAATCGCCAAAGTCATCGGATCGGTCGTGCTCAGCCGCAGCCACCCTAGCCTGGCTGGCGGTTCGCTGCGTCTGGCTGTGCCGATGACGCTCGACGAACTGACGCACGACCGCGACCCGGCGGGCGAGCCGCTTGTGGTGTGGGACGACCACGGCGCCGGCGAGGGATCGCTGATCGCGCTGAGCGAAAGCGGCGAGGCGGCCCAGCCTTTCCGCCCGGAGCTCAAGCCGGTCGACGCGTACAATTCCGCGATCCTCGACAAGCTGACGCTCTTCGACCAGTAG
- a CDS encoding EutN/CcmL family microcompartment protein — MINARVVGSATSTVKHRSMEGFRLLVVQPYGPDAQTPDGDPLIAVDTMGAGKNDNVMITSDGRAAREVLAAENTPVRWIVIGICDH; from the coding sequence ATGATCAACGCCCGCGTAGTCGGCAGCGCGACCTCGACCGTGAAGCACCGCTCAATGGAGGGCTTCCGCCTGCTGGTCGTGCAGCCCTACGGCCCCGACGCCCAGACCCCCGACGGCGACCCCCTGATCGCGGTCGACACGATGGGCGCGGGCAAGAACGACAACGTGATGATCACCAGCGACGGCCGCGCCGCCCGCGAGGTGCTCGCCGCCGAGAACACCCCGGTCCGCTGGATCGTGATCGGGATCTGCGACCACTAG
- a CDS encoding aldehyde dehydrogenase family protein: protein MQLDEATLRGVIQQVLAEVGQLPPSSPTNGFHGRNGVFTCVDEAVAAASEAFEQLSRRTIEDRKRIIDHIRRISIDQCVELGTMEMEETGVGRLEHKIEKLRTLGERTPGVEFLKSEVFSGDHGLAVIERAAYGVIGAITPVTHSLPTITGNAVSMIAGGNTLVVNPHPSGKRVAAEGVRRFNAAIAADLGIDNLICVIAEPTLESANALFAHRGIACICVTGGPAVARAALNSGKRAVVAGPGNPPVVVDETADFDRAARSIIQGAAYDNNLLCIAEKEVFCTAEAMDPMLAAMERAGAVRLNSTEIDRLTAAAITTVGEGEHRHDVAAKEFIGKDAAVLARAAGREVPADTELLFGETAESNPFVPVEQMMPFVPFVRCTDIADAIAKAKHYEHGFRHTAIIHTNNVRHMTMMGRAMDTTLFVKNGPSMASLGLGGEGYLSFSIATPTGEGVTTPLTFTRERRCSLVDDLHILGRD, encoded by the coding sequence ATGCAACTCGACGAAGCGACGCTACGCGGCGTCATCCAGCAGGTGCTCGCCGAGGTCGGCCAGCTGCCGCCCTCCTCGCCTACCAACGGCTTCCACGGCCGCAACGGCGTGTTCACCTGCGTCGACGAGGCCGTCGCCGCGGCGAGTGAAGCGTTCGAACAGCTCAGCCGCCGGACCATCGAGGACCGCAAGCGGATTATCGACCACATCCGCCGCATCTCGATCGACCAGTGCGTCGAGCTCGGCACGATGGAGATGGAAGAGACCGGCGTGGGCCGCCTTGAGCACAAGATCGAGAAGCTCCGCACGCTGGGCGAGCGGACGCCGGGCGTTGAGTTCCTCAAGTCCGAGGTGTTCAGCGGCGACCACGGCCTGGCGGTCATCGAGCGAGCGGCCTACGGCGTGATCGGCGCGATCACGCCGGTCACCCACTCGCTGCCAACCATCACCGGCAACGCGGTCAGCATGATCGCCGGCGGCAACACGCTGGTCGTAAACCCCCACCCGAGCGGCAAGCGGGTCGCGGCCGAGGGGGTGCGGCGGTTCAACGCCGCGATCGCGGCCGACCTGGGCATCGACAACCTGATCTGCGTGATCGCCGAGCCGACCCTCGAGTCGGCCAACGCCCTGTTCGCCCACCGCGGCATCGCCTGCATCTGCGTGACAGGCGGGCCGGCCGTGGCGCGGGCGGCGCTCAACAGCGGCAAGCGGGCGGTGGTGGCCGGGCCGGGTAACCCGCCGGTCGTGGTCGATGAGACGGCCGACTTCGACCGCGCCGCGCGGTCCATCATCCAGGGCGCCGCCTACGACAACAACCTGCTCTGCATCGCCGAGAAGGAGGTGTTCTGCACCGCCGAGGCGATGGACCCGATGCTGGCCGCCATGGAGCGGGCCGGCGCGGTCCGGCTGAACTCCACGGAGATCGACCGTCTGACCGCGGCCGCGATCACTACGGTCGGCGAGGGCGAGCACCGCCACGACGTCGCGGCCAAAGAGTTCATCGGCAAGGACGCCGCTGTGCTGGCACGGGCGGCAGGCCGCGAGGTCCCGGCCGACACCGAACTGCTGTTCGGCGAGACCGCCGAGTCCAACCCCTTCGTGCCGGTCGAGCAGATGATGCCGTTCGTCCCGTTCGTCCGCTGCACCGACATCGCCGATGCGATCGCCAAGGCTAAGCACTACGAGCACGGCTTCCGGCACACCGCAATCATCCACACCAACAACGTGCGGCACATGACGATGATGGGCAGGGCGATGGACACCACGCTGTTCGTCAAGAATGGCCCGAGCATGGCGTCGCTCGGCCTGGGAGGCGAGGGGTACCTGTCCTTCAGCATCGCGACGCCGACCGGCGAGGGGGTGACGACGCCGCTCACCTTCACCCGCGAGCGGCGGTGCTCGCTGGTCGACGACCTCCACATCCTCGGACGGGACTAG
- a CDS encoding EutN/CcmL family microcompartment protein, whose product MFVAKVTGSVVSTQKVETLRGHKLLVVEPYRLDPKDRKKLVSAGRTFVAVDTLGVGEGEYVLITQGSSARLTPETKNLPIDTVVIGIIDRVDVDKKTIFDPSK is encoded by the coding sequence ATGTTTGTCGCCAAGGTAACTGGCTCGGTCGTCTCGACACAGAAGGTCGAGACCCTGCGCGGGCACAAGCTGTTGGTGGTCGAGCCCTACCGGCTGGACCCTAAGGACCGCAAGAAGCTGGTGAGCGCGGGCCGCACGTTCGTGGCGGTCGACACGCTGGGCGTCGGCGAGGGGGAGTACGTGCTCATCACGCAGGGCTCCAGCGCCCGGCTCACGCCCGAGACCAAGAACCTGCCGATCGACACGGTGGTGATCGGCATCATCGACCGAGTGGACGTCGACAAGAAAACCATTTTTGACCCGAGCAAGTAG